CACTTATCGTCGCACATGATAAAAACTACGTTATTGGCTATGAAAACGGTATGCCGTGGCATTTACCTGGAGACTTGAAATATTTTAAAGACATGACAATGGGGAAGCCAATCATTATGGGGCGGAAAACGTTCGAATCAATCGGTCGTCCATTACCAGGTCGTCGTAACATCGTCATTACGCGTAATGATAAGTACCACGCACAAGGCATTGAAACCGTGTCAAGCCTAGATGCCGCACTAGCACTTGTCAAAGATGTCCCAGAAATTATGGTAATTGGCGGGGCACAAATTTTTGAACAGGCCATGCCTTTAGCGGATAAATTGTATATCACACTAATCAACCATGAATTCAAGGGGGACACGTACTTTCCACGCTACGATGGCTGGCGTTTAACGTCAAGCCAGCAGGCAATTGATTCAGGAGAAGGGTATACATTCCGCTATTG
The sequence above is a segment of the Solibacillus sp. FSL H8-0523 genome. Coding sequences within it:
- a CDS encoding dihydrofolate reductase, with product MISLIVAHDKNYVIGYENGMPWHLPGDLKYFKDMTMGKPIIMGRKTFESIGRPLPGRRNIVITRNDKYHAQGIETVSSLDAALALVKDVPEIMVIGGAQIFEQAMPLADKLYITLINHEFKGDTYFPRYDGWRLTSSQQAIDSGEGYTFRYCIFEK